A region of the Hylaeus volcanicus isolate JK05 chromosome 5, UHH_iyHylVolc1.0_haploid, whole genome shotgun sequence genome:
AAAGAAATTCTACGCGCACGATAATGATTGTTATCTTATAATATCGCGAGAAAACGAGAGAACGAATCACATGTACGTAGAATGCGTTCCATATACAGTGTTACATGCTCTCTTGCTCTCTTCTTAGCTTTCAAGAAAGTAATTTGTAACACTTTATaggggacactctgtatataaaataatttctttaaaaaagcaatataaatgttatcgaTTTTGTTATATACAAGTCCTTTGCATGATGTTTAGCATTCGGTTACTCTAACGCGTGTAAGAACACCACTGGATTTTATAATATGCGAGGGGTGTACACCCTGTGCATGCGATGTTCAATCTGTTGAATAAACCAACAACTCCCCTCCAATTCGTGTTCTTAACTCTGGAACTTGTTTCTGTCACGAGTCTCTTTTGTGTTTCCCCATGTTGCTAGAATCTTCTTGTCGAAATCTCTCTAATTTCCTGCAGATACCTTTCTCTAGCGATTACTATACAGTCATCTTGGAGTTTCCTGCACTCTCAGCATCTCaggttcgaaagaaaaattttacgATGCGTCTACCATTTGCTTTATTTAGGAactttttagaattaattgaTTCCGTCTGGCTCGGGGTGTAGGTTGCTGTAAATTatcgatattataaatactgtTACATATAGAGAGCATAGAACATTTCTTATCGTATACTCGAGATAAAATGCGATTTAATTTAGCATTTCAGCGAGATAATGGTACCACGCGACGATCGAAGTTGATTCTAGCATGATTATTATTAGAGAAAAATGCACGATTTTCAATCGCCTTACTTCAGCTCCTTCGAAGATTCAGAAAATCAGAATTACAGgagggaaaataaaaatagaacctTAAGTACAAAATGTGTattaaaagaagagaaatattttgagaTTTAGATTTGCGAATGAAgactaaaaattaatacatacatagcTGGAGATAAATTTGCaaacgtatcttttactccaACAAACCTTTGAATTTCTCGAAGAACAAGTTTGTCATGATCAGAGTATCTAGTTTGCgtatatttgtaaacattctAGCTTTTGTGGCTGTCGCTGTTATTAATCGCTGGCATCGATGTGCATTTGATAGGCGTAATTACACTTACGGTTACTACTCGAGTCGTGTTGCTTGACAATTACTATTACACGGGGTTTTGTTAGACACTAGAGAATGTTGATCAACTACACAACCGTGGAAAGTGTTACTAGTCGAGAATGAGAAACGGAATAATATGTGTGATTAAATTGTCAGTGTAATGTagtgtttctcaaattgaGCTGAGAAAAGTACAGAcgtattataaacaaaattaaagaaatgaacTTAATTAGCTTTGGTAAAGTCTACATACAGATAGGTTAAATATGGTTCAGGAATTAGGTTTGTCCAATTTCATCGATACATATGTACAACATATTCATCCATTTTCGTATCACTTCGTGTGCACTAAGCTAATTTGATCTGAAAATGAAGTAACGAGAATTCTTTCGTACTATTCTGTTTGTACTATCATTAAAAAAGGTGaggtttgagaaacactgctgTGTTAGATATATGTAGAATTAAAGAGTATCGGTTAAGTATTCGTCGATGATGAAACGAGCACGGAGTACCAAGcttttgtattgtttattttaccttGTTATTTTCTTGATAGATAAGCGAAGATACTTGTGGATAATTACTGTGTCTAGAAAATAGTGAATGTCGATTAGAATAAACATTCGTGGTGTCGCGTGTCACTTCACCACACCGAGTGTTTGCGATTTAAGCATTAGCACGCCAATTACACGTTTGTCGATTATACAGGTTCACGTTTTTATAACGATTCTTTATTTCATCGTGTTTATATAGTTTATGCTTTTTCAATAAGTATCCAAAGGTGTGGCAAACAGACGCCATTTTAAGAAAGAAACTCTTAAACggtgtattattattacaattttttatgttCGACATGCAATAGTATTAGCTCAGAATTTTCCGTTTACcttttatattgaataaaacaaataaaaaaaaaaatatatatatatatattaattggAAATGAATTCTTATAGTTACATAGAAGGTCTCAGCCAAACAGTGATATATGTACATCacaagaaagaagaaacttaTGGAAAACGGAGCCACAAGTTTAACCCTCTATAACCACCATTACGAAGTTTCATgtccaaataaatatatctgtaCATTCATCGACTAACTCCATTTCTCCACaaatgtgtattttttattttattaaaacttcatACCTCGATAAATGCAGTTCTAaacttgttttattaaaattcacctTCTAATTTAAACCTATCGCTGAATGTTTAACAATGTCCTGTTGCATCGTTATTTTCAGAAGACATTTCGGTTATAGAGGGTTAAGTGCACGCGTTGAAATCACCTGTGTCGAGAGACGCGGAATTCACGTGTTTACGATTAAATCGCAGGCACCTGCGGTTTTCTGtacagtgagtaactttaatattcgggcACTTTGCTCTCTTTACTGTGTCGCTTTATCAAGTATATCGCTAGGATCACGTCGTTTCAGAATACATTTTCTGTCGGAAACAAATTCTCACTACGAATTGTCTCTACGCCGTAAGTTTAGGATTAAGTTTTGCTCTTGTTCCTCATAGAATTTTAGGCTTATCTTTGGATTTACCAATCCACTTTGGTTGATTTTTCGAGGGATGGGGGCTATCCTATCTCTTGCTTCCCTTAAACAAAAAACCAAATTTTCGATAGATTTCACCATTTTTCCTGTGGAAAATAGTTCACTTTTCACAGAAATCGTTTTTCTTCGCCAACAGTTAGTCGTTACTAAGACGAATCGACGTAGAATTATGATATAGTCGCGTAGAACATACCTTGAACACTGTGTTTGGGTTCCATATCGTACACCTAAGTgtccaaatattaaagtaacgtCAGACTTAGATAACGCGCACCTCGATCACTATAACCTTCATCGTAACGTTATAAAgcaacaaagtaaaaatagcGAAGCGTCCGAACATCGAAGTTACTGCCTGTACCGGAGGGCTGAAGGGAAAAAGTGTGTAGAGATCAGACTTGTAATGGTAACCGTATAAAAAGCTCGGTCTACCATTTGCTTCTATTTGAAGATAACATCGGAGAGCAATTCGATTTCGCTGAGAGTGAACAAATTGGGGCTGCAGGCCGTCTAGCCGAAGTTTTGAGGCGCCTTTCACTAGTTTTGCCACGTAGCTGCCATGGAAATTGTCATGCTTCCCCTCCTTATGTTCGAGGTATCTACAATATTACCATCATCTGACATTCGTCTTGTGTGAGCATAATCGATGTTGAGATGTTAGCGCGAAACCGAACGGTACGAACGGAATCTTGCTGTAGTGATTATTGTTCTTTGTACATTACGCttttctctatctctctctctctctatctacTTTTTTCGCTTTTTAACTTTCTTTCTCACTACACCACGCTATTCTCTCTGATCTTTTTATACTAACCGATGAAAACGAAGATGTATTTCAGGACACCACTTCTTTTGAACATTGGGACCATTTGGTTATTATAGTCGATAGAAAAAAGTTCTCCGTCACTTTTGTACACTTCGAGAATCTCGATCGTCCTTGAAAGTCTCGCTGGgatcgaaaataaaactaagaaaataataataaaattttgtttttattagcCTGACAATATATCGACGTGTGAACTTTTTCTGATGAAAGTTCTAGAGTAACAGATTCCATGGAACTTTTATTGTGGAagttttgatatatttattccaCGAGAAGAGTTATCGCTCGAAATTCTTAAGACCGAAGCGTTTTCCCACGAAAGTACAGGACAAGAAAAACGTGATACTTAAAGTGTCTATCTCCGAAAGAGTTAATCATTCTACCCATTCAAAATCCCCGTTTTATTAACGTAATCACGCATCACGAAAATACACGCTCACTGTGGTTTCGAATGGAACGTAATAACGATCAATTTACCGTTTCAGCAGTTCGATCGACCTAACGATCGCGTAAACGATGCCGTGCCTCAGTCACTCTGTTGACCGTCTCTGTGAATGTTTGTTACTTTGTTAACGTTTACGTTCTAGCATGTGTGTATGTGTTGCTTCGGTGCATGTACTGTCACACTCAGCCCGCTGGATGCTATGAGAGTTCCGTGATGCTTATCACGCCACTATGCAGTGCAAAACGAAGCGCAAGAATGCTACCGAATAAATCTCCTTCCTATCATGTGTGTTCTGCAAACCCATCGTGCCCGATGGTAAGACGTATCACTTATTCTTGGAAGTTTGGAAACAAACGGATTGCGTTGTAGCGCTCAGTACGCAAAGAGTAACTTTAACATTGGGGCGATTTTCACTTTGTCGCTTCAGAATTTTCTCTGGTaatgaaagataaattaattggTGTATTTGGAGTAGGTCCAACTCAACTAAACCAAATTCCTGCAAGCACGGCCGTCctgatacattatttttttcggAGAACCTCAACCAAGTCCACGCAAACTCAACTAGACTTGTAATAGTGCATGTACCTTGATTACTTTAACCTTCATTAAGGGGAAAATTATAAAGTGGCaaagtaaaaattgcaaagtgTCAGAATAGTGAAGTTATTCACTTGCAAGTAACGTGTGTGTGCTcccctttcttcttcttcttctcgttAACATTTCATTTGGTACAATCGTTATAGACCGATGCTGCACAAATCTGCACTTTGTAGTCCGAAATATTTAGTGCATAATGTCGAGGAACGAGACAACCGAGCTCCTAATTTAGTTTACACATTTAAGATTCATTTCCAGTACTTCAATTCGTGTTTTGTCGATCTAACCCTTTAACTAGTTAACTACCTGGCGTTACACTTATGTACCTCACTCCTAGCTTGCTTCCAATGTTCCTCAAACTCACTTCTGTTATTTTGCCTAACAATCTATGAATTATAAAGCAAATCAAGTCCCtgatatagaaataatattcattaatattatgcCCTAAAATTTCCGAACGCCTCACAAGTAAGTTTCGATTGATTCCATGTCTAGATATCACCAGATACCAGTATCTTCCGTTTGGTGCATTAGCGCTTTGACAATAGTAGTATATCATAGCACCACTTTCGTAATACCAACGGTTGAATGTCCAGTCGGACACACTTGGTTCCGACACAGGCTTACATCCGTGTCCAGCGATCCCGTAAAAACATAAAAACTGACAGGGGAAAGTGTCTTAGCTATCATAGATGCTTCTCTTACCCGTACACCATTAATGTTATCTGAGTAATGATTGTCAAGCGTGTTGATATAATTGCATCTTCTTAACGGTAGTTTTGACAAAACGAGACGAagcatctttttttttcacacaCCGTGTTTCGATGATGTGCTGTACAGTGAAACCGTTGCGATGGGTAATTTGGTAGTTAGAGCGGTCGACgtacgattttctttttccagcgAGAAGCATATCGGAGGAGTTTAGCAGCGCGGACACGAGGTATCGTGACAATGGCGAGCCTGGACCAGGCGGCACTCACGGTCGCGATCCGCGTTCGCCGAAGGAGAAAGAAGATAAAGATAGAGGTGACGAAGGTATTTCAATACGTTTCATGTGGCTGGCCCTCTATGGTCCATCTTTTACCAATCCCCTTCGATTGTCACAGAGATGATCAAGGTGTACGACGGCAACAATTCCCTCAGACGGCGGATATTTCGCGTCATCTCTGTACCCAGGCAAGCCACCACGGAACAGGTCCTGACGTCGGCGCTTCGTGCATTTCACATCACAAAGGATCCCAGTACGTTCGCAAATACACCCTTCGATGTTTCCTTTGAAAAGAATCTATATGTGCATTTTAGAAAACAGCAGATTTGAAGTAATAGTCATTGCAGAATCAGCTATTGTAGGACGAAAGTAGAGGTAGGAAGCGGGGTTAataattccttctttttcgtcTAATTCAGGCAACTTTTACCTCACCGACCTGTACGCTACGGATGAGACCGAGCTATGCGACCCAACGCCAGTTCTAAACTTGAATCGCAAAGAGGGCAAACGTCCGGCGGTCTTCTTACGATTCAAGTAAGCTATTGCTGAATCATTGCTGAAATTCCTTAGTACTGTGACATCGATTTTTGCCAAATTCTAGAGCAGACGAGcagttttcaaatgaatttgcGCGTGACCTGGGCTCGATTTTGCGATTACAGGGATAGCGAAGCTGGAGAAGTGCGCGTCTATCCTGGTAAGCTACAGGTGTCAGAGTCATTCTGCATAGTACCTGTCACGGAAACGTCAACGGTCGCGGACTTAATCGAGGAAGCGCTCCAGAAGTTTGGCTTGGAGAATTTCAAGTCGGAGGATTACAGATGCAGCGAGATTCTTCTCGACCGCGGTGGTAAATTTCTatgaatcaaaaattaatttctacgaagGTCTAGAGAGGAAAACGATCAACCTTGTGTTTTATACGATACtttcattattatcattagtatcataaataatgaCGGATGTATTATTCCATTCGTCCAGTCACCGAAAGAGTTCTAACTCGCGAGGAAAAGCCATGGGATATTGTCAAGCAGCTAGGGAAAGATTCGATCAGACAAATGGAGCTGATGCGATTTTACCTCCAGCTGAAACAAGACCCCCATGGACCTAACTTAGCGTTATTCGTGGGTAACCTGCCGCCGAATCTCTCTGAAAGAAGTTACGAGAACATGTTGACGGAATTCTTAGGCAAAGGTAACCAGCTCTGACTAAGCAAcagaatttacaaatatttaacacgATTAACTGCTCGAGTTTTTGTTGGTCTTTAACCAGAATCATACGATAATCGATACACTTTGATAATTGTTCGAGTATAATTTTCCCAGAAAACAAATTCTCCTCGATTGGTCCCATATACTACGAGTACGGCTCGATGGTAATTATCTACGAGGATGCGAATAAGGCGGTCAGAGCGTTGTACACATTACGAGAATCAAAATACGAGGACAAGCATCTTTTAGGTATCGTTTCACCCATCGATCTATGTTAAATGTCATTTTTACAGCGAGTTAATTCGATATTCCCATCGTTATAGTTATGCTGCTACCAAGCATCGAGCCCAGTATGGTTCCACCTGGTGTCCAACCTTTGCTCGTCTTCGTCAATGTGAAATCTGGCGGTTGTCAAGGACTCCAGTTGATTTCCAGCTTTCGTAAACTCCTGAATCCCTATCAGGTGTTCGATCTCGACAACGGAGGTCCACTTCCTGGGTAAGTACCatctttaataataacaaaaatttaatactagGTTTTTCGTTGTTTTGGATATTATTGATACGAGTTCCATTGCATTGCAGACTGTACGTTTTCCGTCACATAAAGGATTACAAAATCCTGGTTTGCGGCGGGGATGGGACAATAGGATGGGTCCTGCAGTGTCTGGACAACGTGGGCCAGGACAGCGAATGTTCCTCGCCTGCCTGCGCCATCGTTCCTCTGGGAACAGGAAACGACCTTGCGAGGGTTCTGTGTTGGGGTCCTGGTTACACAGGTGTCGAGGATCCCTTGACTCTTCTCCGAGACGTCATCGACGCCGAGGAATCTCATTTGGACAGATGGACTGTAGTCTTTCATCCAGAAGAGAAGGAAGACAAGCAGATGACACCCAATACAGGAGGTCGGTCCCATTAGAATCTACTTGTAAATTGAGATAGCGTAGGCTTATCGATAACTATTCTCAGAAACCTCGATTAAAGTGCAACagtgaaattgcaaaaacatGTTGCGTCTAAATATTACAGGAGTTGGCGCGACGAGCGAGGACAACACGCAAATATTCGTGATGAACAACTATTTCGGTATTGGTCTCGACGCCGACTTGTGTTTGGACTTCCACAACGCCAGAGAAGAGAACCCCGACAAGTTCAAGAGCAGATTGCACAACAAGAGAAAGTATGTGACGATGGGGTTGCGGAAAATGGTGAAAAGGACACCTTGCAAGGACTTGCACAAAGAAATTCGATTGGAGGTGGACGGAAGACTCGTCGAGTTGCCTCAAGTCGAAGGGATAATTATTCTTAACATTTTAAGGTATTACTCGATTTCTAAGTCCTTTGACCTGTAATTATCCAACGTTTTTTCAATGATTCTCTCCCGGATAATATAGTTGGGGTTCTGGGGCGAATCCCTGGGGATCAGACACGAAGGAAGATCAATTTTATACTCCAAATCACTGGGATGGCATGCTGGAGGTAGTGGGCGTCACGGGTGTGATGCATCTTGGACAAATTCAATCTGGTATTCGTGGGGGGATGAGGATAGCCCAGGTAAGGTCTGATTAAAATCcagtaatttttaatccagTAGCCAAAgaaatgcaaataatttaCGTCAGGCGTCTAATTTGATGAACAATATTCTCTGATCATAATACGATAGTAAGAATATCGTAGATAAAGTTATTTAACAAGACTCGAACAATAAAGGATTCCTTCCTCCTCGTCGTTAAGTACTGACTATCATATCTCTACCTCTCACAGGGAGGACACATAAAGATTCATTTGCAATCTGACACACCAGTACAAGTGGACGGAGAGCCGTGGGTTCAGAGTCCTGGGGATATCGTAGTGTTAAAGTCAGCACTGAAGGTAATCTTGGTACAGACAATCGTAACAACCCCATAATTCCGTTGAAATATAGAACAGAGTGGGTGTAACGCACCGTAAGAGTAAACTCCAAACCCTCGCTAATATTTGAAACACTTAAATGTCCCCCCAATTTTTGCACTACTTTGTATTtccatttaaccctttgcatcaCAACTTCTCCGTGATTCCTTACTTGTATCGATGTTATACGTTTTTTCTAATTACAGTGTTTTTGGGCACGGTAGTTCCCCAAGTTTCCCAAGTTTCCtaagatttgaaaattcatcttGGCATGGTTGTTTTAatcttttcaagaaaattaaggACACGAATTggtaatttaatgtaatttaaaggaaataactttctcgtttcgttttaagCGCGCTTAATCCAGATCACCAGACATCACTGATGCCTAGGAGACACAGTTacagtgcaaagggttaacgattGGATAAGGTTGACTCTTGATGCTAATGTTATTATCTCTATCTATATCGTGGTCGGTACTCACTCATGCTGTTCGATTTCACATAGAACGATGGGGTTACCTATTGGATTGTTCGGAAAGATCGTGCCgattttaaggaaaatttaaaggcaGCAATAAATTCTATATACACCTAGTAAATAACGTAGGTGCCACATAGAAGCTCACAATATAGGATTTCCTTCCCACTAGACACAAAGCATGACTTCTTCAGATGAAGATCAACTTTTGGCGGTGGCTAAGGGTGGTTCAGCTTTCCTCGTCATCTTTTTTGCTCAGTGTCACTATAAATATCATCAGTTGCTTCATCAGTGGTGGATGATCCACCTAATCATCAAGGATAAAATCACCAGCTTTGAAGCTAGCAAATCATTCGAGTTCTTTCAGCTACAGCACCTTCACCATAAACATTTCCATCAAAGCATCAAAGGCCTATTGCTTTGTTTCCTTCCACATTCAAGAGCACGCGAGactgacaaaaataaatctatacaCGCTAAACGTTTTCCTAACGATGCCTGAAATATCTCAGTACCTTTTAGAATATATACACACGTGTCATTTGCCTTCAATTATTCTGATATACTCAGACCTAATATGCTGATTACCAAAAATCGTCACGATCTTCGAGGACGACTCGATACATATTTGTCGCACGTTGACTCTCTGCAAGAGCATCCGTTCACGCTGGCCGCTAAATCATACTAATCGTGACGCTCTGCGCTGCCTTCATAAAAAAGCACAAACCCAACTGCTGGTGTCCGGCAGCGCATGCATTCCCTCCCCTGTTCGCACACTGACTAATATCTCCTTGTTCCTTTGTTCACTCCAGGCTACCatgttgaagaaaaataagatcAAGCGTCGGAATACCGAACCGTCGATTCCACCCGCTAATGGGGAGGGGGGCAAGAGCACGGACGAGTGTACCAACAAAACCTAACCGCAGCTTGCGACTAGTCGATTAAATTCATGATTCAAGTTTCGGTGCTCCGCCTAGACTCCCCGATTGTGCAGATTTCTGCAACAATGAGAGGGAGTTTCGGTGTGGGTACGCCATGCGCAACATGTACACTACATGTATCTCCTGTATAGTAAATGTCCAGTCGATGTTTCCGTCGCATGTAGCCCTTCTGTGCCACTATTACCGATGTATGGGGGGTGATTAACAAATTCGTGGAATACAACCACCTTTTATCGTTGATATTGGGAAACAGCTTGGACGACTTCAAACATGATTTCAAAGAACTTTGGGAATATTTGCAGAAGTTTGATACGTTAGTTGGGTGTCATCCTTGGTGAGAGTCGCTGTTTATACGTGATTTTtgctataattttattatacttctGTGGCGtgacaattatatttttatatttgattcgGAATCTATATCGAGAGAGTAACGATACCTTGAAGATTTTACTTTGTTCAGGAATTTATTAGTTACCCTGACATACCTAAATGCTCAGCGCCATTCAAGCTTGTTGTTACACAATGTTGTGAAGAATTGCAGGtttgtatacaataataattattcggctaaataatttacaaaaggaaaggaagaagACGAGTACTTAAACAAAGATTTAAATCTCTGTACAAATACAATGTTCAAATACCATTTTATTCTTACGGTGAAGTCTATACTTTTTCACAACACTGTGTGTGGTTTAGTTGTTATGCATATTTTTTCCAATAGTATTTTTTAGCTTGAGGCATTAACACTTCAAGGACTCTGCGAATTTGGAGATCAAACTTCCATACAAGCAAACTATGACACCaatcattataataaaaatttgtcgaaatttgCATCCCTTAAATATCACACTTAAGTGAATTAAAAGAGTACCTGACATTTTACAAATCTTGACCATCAAGAACATCGAACCTAAAATTCGTCTTGAAGCGTTGAGGAAGGTCGTGGCAGATGTCCTTGGAGTGCTAAATAACTCTTTGTTTCTACTTCTGTTGATATACGATCATCCTCTTGTCCGTAAGTTCTGGCTGTGTAAGGAGTGTCGAGGTATTGCTGTTTACATGGTCACTGGCATTGACATTTTCTCAAATTGCTCCTTTGTGCGCCCCCTGTGACCCTGTCCCTTCCTAGGCCACGATGCTGAAGAAGACCAAGGGTAAAATGAAACGGCGTAATACAGAGTCCAGCATGCAGCTGGCCCTTCAGGCCGCGCCCTCGAGCGAACCGGAACCAGAAATCTTCTGAGTGACAGAACGTTTCCGGTGCAAGCGGATCCAGGATGTCACGTCACAAGTACCACGTGTTTACGCGAGAAACATCGCAACGCTATCGCGCGCAACAAATGAAATCGGCCTCGAAATTCGTCTGTCTGAGCGTCGAGTCGCGATCCCAATGGTCGCGATGCTCCGTTACGAACTTATTACGTAGGCACAAGGAGCACGAGAGTTATCTCCGCTCATAACGAAGACCAACAACACACGGGGAGCTCCTTCCAGGATAGCCAGGATAAAGAATCCATGACGCACGCACGATAAGATCGAACAACTAAAAGGAAAAGAACACCGCAGGATGAAACAACTCGTTTATGGACATTTCAATAATGAACTCGAGTAATCTTTAATGTTCCCTTCCCGAGTTGCTAGGATGAAAAATAGatctcatttttaaatgttaataatcaTTATATAGCATTGTACGTAGCttcgatcgatatttttttagtaacaaaaaaaaacgaacaaagAAGAGAACGATGGTGAAACAAAGTGAAAGAAACCCGAACTATAACGTATTATAGAGGAAGAAAGAGACGGGAACCAAACCGCGGACACAACGTTAACCAAACATTGCAACATTGATCGCACCGTTTCCTCCCGTTTAATCCGCTTTGACAACCCATTTACTTCCGCAATTTTGCGTTACCGTAGCCCGTCACTTGGTCCCGTGAACGAGAGAATGACGTGAATCGTAATCGTACAATGGCGTTTCGTATGGTATTTTACTAATCCACAAGTAAGTACTGTGGACACGATAAAAAAGATCAGttgttattaatatatgtatatatataatatatatatatataaaatatatatatataatatatgtatatatatatataaatatatatatataaatatatatataaataaatatataatatttatgattaaatattaatatatttacaaaaaagagTAATGTATTAGTATTACCGTTTTAAGTTGTGATAACTGTTGTGCGTCTGACTGCTGGGCAGTCTggaatttataacaaaaaagatCAAATACCAGTGGCAGTCAGTCATTTTATAGGTTACGAGAACAAACtaaaaagagagaaaacaaaaaaagaaactatctACGAGGACGAGTAAATGTAACGCGTTTAAGTAAGGGTTAACATTGTCAGCGAAGCATTTCGCCAACTCGTCTCGATGAATACAAATGTAACGCAaacggaataataaaaaataaatcgcagACGACTTGGCAATGCTTCAATCTTCGGCTCTAGCAACGCCCTTTCTATATGAAGGGATGTATTGCAAGAGCCACACGGTATGCAAAACACATTCCGCTGTAACGTGGTGAAAGGACATACGGACATGTACATTTCTAAACTAT
Encoded here:
- the LOC128876781 gene encoding diacylglycerol kinase theta isoform X8, whose amino-acid sequence is MASVSAETPASHGHSFSKKTFHKPTYCHGCTDMLWGLIQQGYICEVCNFVVHDRCLKAVVSPCSSIAASLIKNPVAHCWSEQVHHRRKFCNVCRKRLDDSLSIHCEICEYFVHTECQDFAVADCKENATYLPGKDLAQVKHTHHWREGNLPSSSKCAVCKKNCFSAECLSGFRCEWCGMTLHSYCHKNIPQECTFGNLEPIYLPPHAVSIPRTEVPMEAIIGVQVRRKEVLAPRSISEEFSSADTRYRDNGEPGPGGTHGRDPRSPKEKEDKDREMIKVYDGNNSLRRRIFRVISVPRQATTEQVLTSALRAFHITKDPSNFYLTDLYATDETELCDPTPVLNLNRKEGKRPAVFLRFKDSEAGEVRVYPGKLQVSESFCIVPVTETSTVADLIEEALQKFGLENFKSEDYRCSEILLDRGVTERVLTREEKPWDIVKQLGKDSIRQMELMRFYLQLKQDPHGPNLALFVGNLPPNLSERSYENMLTEFLGKENKFSSIGPIYYEYGSMVIIYEDANKAVRALYTLRESKYEDKHLLVMLLPSIEPSMVPPGVQPLLVFVNVKSGGCQGLQLISSFRKLLNPYQVFDLDNGGPLPGLYVFRHIKDYKILVCGGDGTIGWVLQCLDNVGQDSECSSPACAIVPLGTGNDLARVLCWGPGYTGVEDPLTLLRDVIDAEESHLDRWTVVFHPEEKEDKQMTPNTGGVGATSEDNTQIFVMNNYFGIGLDADLCLDFHNAREENPDKFKSRLHNKRKYVTMGLRKMVKRTPCKDLHKEIRLEVDGRLVELPQVEGIIILNILSWGSGANPWGSDTKEDQFYTPNHWDGMLEVVGVTGVMHLGQIQSGIRGGMRIAQGGHIKIHLQSDTPVQVDGEPWVQSPGDIVVLKSALKATMLKKTKGKMKRRNTESSMQLALQAAPSSEPEPEIF
- the LOC128876781 gene encoding diacylglycerol kinase theta isoform X5, whose product is MASVSAETPASHGHSFSKKTFHKPTYCHGCTDMLWGLIQQGYICEVCNFVVHDRCLKAVVSPCSSIAASLIKNPVAHCWSEQVHHRRKFCNVCRKRLDDSLSIHCEICEYFVHTECQDFAVADCKENATYLPGKDLAQVKHTHHWREGNLPSSSKCAVCKKNCFSAECLSGFRCEWCGMTLHSYCHKNIPQECTFGNLEPIYLPPHAVSIPRTEVPMEAIIGVQVRRKEVLAREYSCPRSISEEFSSADTRYRDNGEPGPGGTHGRDPRSPKEKEDKDRGDEEMIKVYDGNNSLRRRIFRVISVPRQATTEQVLTSALRAFHITKDPSNFYLTDLYATDETELCDPTPVLNLNRKEGKRPAVFLRFKDSEAGEVRVYPGKLQVSESFCIVPVTETSTVADLIEEALQKFGLENFKSEDYRCSEILLDRGVTERVLTREEKPWDIVKQLGKDSIRQMELMRFYLQLKQDPHGPNLALFVGNLPPNLSERSYENMLTEFLGKENKFSSIGPIYYEYGSMVIIYEDANKAVRALYTLRESKYEDKHLLVMLLPSIEPSMVPPGVQPLLVFVNVKSGGCQGLQLISSFRKLLNPYQVFDLDNGGPLPGLYVFRHIKDYKILVCGGDGTIGWVLQCLDNVGQDSECSSPACAIVPLGTGNDLARVLCWGPGYTGVEDPLTLLRDVIDAEESHLDRWTVVFHPEEKEDKQMTPNTGGVGATSEDNTQIFVMNNYFGIGLDADLCLDFHNAREENPDKFKSRLHNKRKYVTMGLRKMVKRTPCKDLHKEIRLEVDGRLVELPQVEGIIILNILSWGSGANPWGSDTKEDQFYTPNHWDGMLEVVGVTGVMHLGQIQSGIRGGMRIAQGGHIKIHLQSDTPVQVDGEPWVQSPGDIVVLKSALKATMLKKTKGKMKRRNTESSMQLALQAAPSSEPEPEIF
- the LOC128876781 gene encoding diacylglycerol kinase theta isoform X7, with protein sequence MASVSAETPASHGHSFSKKTFHKPTYCHGCTDMLWGLIQQGYICEVCNFVVHDRCLKAVVSPCSSIAASLIKNPVAHCWSEQVHHRRKFCNVCRKRLDDSLSIHCEICEYFVHTECQDFAVADCKENATYLPGKDLAQVKHTHHWREGNLPSSSKCAVCKKNCFSAECLSGFRCEWCGMTLHSYCHKNIPQECTFGNLEPIYLPPHAVSIPRTEVPMEAIIGVQVRRKEVLAPRSISEEFSSADTRYRDNGEPGPGGTHGRDPRSPKEKEDKDRGDEEMIKVYDGNNSLRRRIFRVISVPRQATTEQVLTSALRAFHITKDPSNFYLTDLYATDETELCDPTPVLNLNRKEGKRPAVFLRFKDSEAGEVRVYPGKLQVSESFCIVPVTETSTVADLIEEALQKFGLENFKSEDYRCSEILLDRGVTERVLTREEKPWDIVKQLGKDSIRQMELMRFYLQLKQDPHGPNLALFVGNLPPNLSERSYENMLTEFLGKENKFSSIGPIYYEYGSMVIIYEDANKAVRALYTLRESKYEDKHLLVMLLPSIEPSMVPPGVQPLLVFVNVKSGGCQGLQLISSFRKLLNPYQVFDLDNGGPLPGLYVFRHIKDYKILVCGGDGTIGWVLQCLDNVGQDSECSSPACAIVPLGTGNDLARVLCWGPGYTGVEDPLTLLRDVIDAEESHLDRWTVVFHPEEKEDKQMTPNTGGVGATSEDNTQIFVMNNYFGIGLDADLCLDFHNAREENPDKFKSRLHNKRKYVTMGLRKMVKRTPCKDLHKEIRLEVDGRLVELPQVEGIIILNILSWGSGANPWGSDTKEDQFYTPNHWDGMLEVVGVTGVMHLGQIQSGIRGGMRIAQGGHIKIHLQSDTPVQVDGEPWVQSPGDIVVLKSALKATMLKKTKGKMKRRNTESSMQLALQAAPSSEPEPEIF